The Paenibacillus amylolyticus genome contains the following window.
CCCAAAGATCAACACAGTTTTCTCTTCGAGATCAATATGCTCCATATCAATATTCACCAGTTCTCCGATACGAATTCCAATAACATAGAGCAGTTCAATAATAGCATCGTTGCGAAGGTTAATTCTTCTTCTAAAACTTGTGTGTAATTGTTTCATATGCTCCTGTGGTGCATTTAATAATTTTTCAATCTCATTTACAGACAGTGTCTTTGGAATGCGCCTTGCCGTTTTAAATTTTTTTCCGAAACCAATAATTGGGGACTCGTCAATATCACCATTTTGAACCAAATAATTAAAAAATGCTTTGAAGCATATGTACTTTCTCTTAATGGTCGAGTCTTTAAGTGTGTGTTCACTGTTTAATTGCTCCAGATACATGCGTATATTTTCTCTGGTTACCTCATGGATATGTTTAGTATCGAACCATTCTACAAGCCTGTTGAGATCAGACAGATAGGCTTTAATGGATTTAAGGGATAGGTTTCGCTCTACGCTTAAATAAGTCTCATATTGCTTAATATAGTTGTTTAGGTTACTTGTACTAAGTCTCATGATGCCTCCTGATGTCGATGTCATATGTTGCCAATGGCCCGACCTACATTATTACGCATTGAACTCCATTTGTGAAGATGCTCAAAGGCATATATCAATATTCGAGAATTGAAAAAACAAAAAAGAGCCGGATTATCTCCGACTCGATAGGTTTGCATTTACATAATTTTGCGGAACAGCTCCATCACTTCATCCTTGGACGGCTGATATGGGTTACCTGGTGCACAGGCATCTTTCATCGCATTATCGGCAAGCAGTTCCACATCCGGGTCGTTCACACCCAGTTCAGACAATTTCTCAGGGATACCTACTTCCTTCGATAGCTGACGGATGGCTTCAATGACGTAATCCGAACATTCCTCATCACTTCTACCCTTCACATCCATACCGATCGCTTTGGCTATGTGACGGAATTTGCCCGGTACATGCTTGGCATTCAACTCCTCTACATAGGGGAGCAACATGGCGTTGCATACACCATGCGGCAGATCATATACGCCACCCAGCTGATGCGCCATCGCGTGGACATAACCCAGACCCGCATTATTAAAAGCAATTCCACCGAGGAAACATGCGTACGTCATATGTTCCCGCGCTTCCAGATCACTGCCGTCTCTCACGGCTCTGGGTAAATATTCAAAGATCAGTTCAACAGCCGCGGCAGCTGTCGCACTTGTCACTGTAAATCCTCCAGGCGTAACCATCGCTTCCACGGCATGGGTCAATGCATCCATTCCTGTGGCTGCTGTGAGACTTGCAGGTTTGCTGAGCATCAGCTCCGGATCATTAACCGACAGGGAGACCAGACTGTTGCGGTCCACCATCACCATCTTCACTTTACGTTCCTCATCTGTAATCACGTAGTTTATTGTCACCTCGCTCGATGTGCCAGCCGTTGTGTTAAAAGCCACAAGTGGCACGGACTTATGTTTCGATTGATGCAATCCTTCATATTCACGGATATGTCCACCGTTCGTTGCTACAATGCCAATACCTTTGGCAGCATCCTGCGGTGAACCTCCGCCTATCGATATAATGGCGTCACAGCCATGATCCTGGAATATTCGAAGTCCGTCATGTACATTCTGACATGTTGGATTAGGCTGAACCTCATCATATACAACATAGTCTAACCCTGATTTTCTTAATATAGACAGTACCTGCTCTGCAACGCCTGAAGTAATCAATTGACGATCACTTACCACGAGTGCTTTGCGAATACTCATCTGCTCAATCATCTGGCCTGCTTCCTGTAAACATCCTCTCCCCATCAAGTTCACGGGCGGAACATAATATGCATGTGTTGCCATTTGAACCAGCCTCCTGTAAGCCCTGATTTACTATCTACATTGTAACTGAATCCGTTTTCAGATATAGTGAAATAAATCACAATGAGTCCGACAAATGTTACACTGGAAGTTGATTTTCTCCCCTAATGAATAAGACGACCCAGA
Protein-coding sequences here:
- a CDS encoding iron-containing alcohol dehydrogenase — protein: MATHAYYVPPVNLMGRGCLQEAGQMIEQMSIRKALVVSDRQLITSGVAEQVLSILRKSGLDYVVYDEVQPNPTCQNVHDGLRIFQDHGCDAIISIGGGSPQDAAKGIGIVATNGGHIREYEGLHQSKHKSVPLVAFNTTAGTSSEVTINYVITDEERKVKMVMVDRNSLVSLSVNDPELMLSKPASLTAATGMDALTHAVEAMVTPGGFTVTSATAAAAVELIFEYLPRAVRDGSDLEAREHMTYACFLGGIAFNNAGLGYVHAMAHQLGGVYDLPHGVCNAMLLPYVEELNAKHVPGKFRHIAKAIGMDVKGRSDEECSDYVIEAIRQLSKEVGIPEKLSELGVNDPDVELLADNAMKDACAPGNPYQPSKDEVMELFRKIM
- a CDS encoding tyrosine-type recombinase/integrase is translated as MRLSTSNLNNYIKQYETYLSVERNLSLKSIKAYLSDLNRLVEWFDTKHIHEVTRENIRMYLEQLNSEHTLKDSTIKRKYICFKAFFNYLVQNGDIDESPIIGFGKKFKTARRIPKTLSVNEIEKLLNAPQEHMKQLHTSFRRRINLRNDAIIELLYVIGIRIGELVNIDMEHIDLEEKTVLIFGKGRKERLLYISSNEVILKIKTWLHAREHFDSKSNALFINKYGDRLSIYSIEDIYSKYRDLSKVSKKSTPHYLRHSFATHLLNNGADLRSVQEILGHTNVSTTQIYTEVSVKRKKDVLSRFNPRNNLKV